The following are encoded in a window of Lacinutrix sp. WUR7 genomic DNA:
- a CDS encoding leucine-rich repeat domain-containing protein: MKNSLLILMALFMSIIGYSQSFTDGFIAYTVTSTTNNTVKTIAYSAAGGVNLTIPATATDTSVNPPITYAVTRIGIGSFNQVNNLETVSIPTSVTVIEAATFSGNTNLISAPLHNGITSIGANAFFNCGLTSVNIPTGMTIIEGGSFSNNNINTLTIPSTITSIEDTAFQNNQLTSVAIPDSVTSIGSEAFRNNQLTSAIIPNSVISIGFAAFFSNPLTCVVSEATTPPTIITNTSLTAGILDTFAANRSNIHLSIPSGTASAYATAQWTGFNSVSEGLAGTFVVDNITYQINASPNNEVTVTDYNTAGGTVVNIPATVSSGCTDFSVTDIGLSAFVANQLTSVTIPSSVINIGTAAFAQNQLVTVVIPDSVLTIGWNAFTQNYALTNLDLGNGVETIGVNAFSDNFIVSITIPDSVLTIAENAFGNSFALSNLVIGNSVVSIGDNAFTSNSSTFTSVTIPSSVTTIGEYAFAIAALTDVFSESTTPPTITTGGNDTFGAASYRANIHLHIPAGTMGAYVTDAGALWTGFMSVTEDALSISDFELANEVKVVNTLNALKIISTGVARLENYTIYSITGAKVKKGTNNTIAIDALSSGIYILELNFDTGKLTKKFAK, translated from the coding sequence ATGAAAAACTCACTACTTATTTTAATGGCTCTATTTATGTCTATAATAGGGTATTCGCAATCGTTTACAGATGGTTTTATTGCATATACGGTAACGTCTACAACAAATAATACGGTTAAAACTATAGCTTATAGTGCTGCCGGAGGAGTTAACCTTACTATTCCTGCAACAGCTACAGACACTTCGGTAAATCCGCCAATAACATATGCTGTTACAAGAATTGGTATTGGATCTTTTAATCAAGTGAACAACTTAGAGACTGTTAGTATTCCTACTAGCGTTACTGTTATTGAAGCTGCAACTTTTAGTGGCAACACAAATTTAATAAGCGCACCATTACATAACGGAATAACAAGTATTGGCGCGAATGCTTTTTTTAATTGTGGTTTAACGAGTGTAAATATACCAACAGGTATGACTATTATTGAAGGAGGTAGTTTCTCGAATAATAATATAAATACGCTTACTATTCCAAGTACTATTACAAGTATTGAAGATACTGCTTTTCAAAATAATCAATTAACAAGTGTTGCTATACCTGATAGTGTAACTAGTATTGGTTCTGAAGCTTTTCGAAATAATCAATTAACAAGTGCTATTATACCTAATAGTGTAATAAGTATTGGCTTTGCAGCTTTTTTTAGTAATCCATTAACTTGTGTTGTTTCTGAAGCGACAACACCTCCTACAATAATTACTAATACTAGTCTTACTGCTGGTATTTTGGACACTTTTGCCGCAAACCGTAGCAATATCCATTTATCGATACCATCTGGCACAGCAAGTGCATACGCAACTGCACAATGGACAGGCTTCAATAGTGTTTCAGAAGGACTTGCAGGTACTTTTGTAGTAGATAATATAACCTATCAAATTAATGCTAGTCCAAATAATGAGGTAACTGTTACCGATTATAACACGGCAGGAGGAACTGTTGTTAATATACCAGCAACTGTTAGTAGTGGTTGCACGGATTTTAGTGTTACGGATATTGGTCTTTCTGCTTTTGTTGCCAACCAATTAACTAGTGTTACTATACCTAGTAGCGTCATTAATATAGGCACTGCTGCTTTTGCTCAGAATCAACTAGTCACTGTTGTTATTCCTGATAGTGTTTTGACTATAGGTTGGAATGCTTTTACACAAAATTATGCGTTAACAAATTTGGATTTAGGAAATGGTGTGGAGACTATTGGTGTTAATGCTTTTTCTGATAATTTTATAGTTAGTATTACTATACCTGATAGTGTTTTGACTATTGCAGAGAATGCTTTCGGAAATAGCTTTGCATTGAGTAATTTAGTTATAGGAAATAGTGTTGTAAGTATTGGAGATAATGCTTTTACTTCTAATTCATCTACTTTTACTAGTGTTACCATACCAAGTAGTGTTACTACTATTGGAGAATATGCTTTTGCTATAGCTGCATTAACAGATGTTTTTTCTGAAAGCACGACGCCTCCAACTATAACTACTGGCGGTAATGATACTTTTGGTGCTGCTAGTTATCGTGCTAATATTCATTTACACATACCAGCTGGCACTATGGGAGCATACGTTACCGATGCTGGTGCTTTATGGACTGGTTTTATGTCGGTAACAGAAGATGCATTAAGTATCTCTGATTTTGAGTTAGCTAACGAGGTAAAAGTTGTTAATACTTTGAATGCATTAAAGATAATCTCTACAGGTGTAGCCAGATTAGAAAACTATACCATTTACAGTATTACAGGTGCTAAAGTAAAAAAAGGCACAAATAATACTATAGCAATAGATGCGCTGTCTAGTGGGATTTATATTTTAGAACTTAATTTTGATACAGGGAAACTTACTAAAAAGTTTGCAAAGTAA
- a CDS encoding tetratricopeptide repeat protein has protein sequence MKIINILIVFLIISLFFPVSAIAQNKYMDSLHVELQNHKERDTTRADILYDLAFTYFQRDMKLTNLYIDEAEAINDSLNFTRGKANIFYIKGIIESRKSNYAAGLDYYKQSLKLFDSLNDEKGMASLYNAIGVSHYQQSQYDEALNYYNKALLIYEAMHAKKKLVASLLNIGTIYAETGQYPEAISNYKKGLNYSREINHEYGIPYALSNLGIVYKYLGNFPLAIEHYKQAFAYLEKEGDTIGMSNELNSLGTVYRSMGKYDKALAYHNQSIDFQSNNGSKSLIATNKANIGLIYKSKKEYTKALQFINESLLISQDINAVKQTSICLKNIAEVHLLLKKPAIARENYIKSMNISKEIGDQQGLAETYLGIAATYLEEKQYKKALSYTLKGEEIANNLKVLPSQKKASELLFQIYEHQGDYKKALINHQKFKAIQDSLFNKENIEKITQLEYEYKYKQQLDSSRIRELQLTKVVTATSKDLQKSKQDYLWAIIGFLLVSILLGGIIFYQKLKNIKSKTQNIVIEQKLLRSQMTPHFIFNSLSVLQGMILNKEEKKSVYYLSKFSKLLRIILENSRDKTVSLSQELTAIQNYLALQNLENDAYQSTVLVEDSIDIPLFEVPPMLIQPFVENAIEHAFVDQNENRKIDIRLSYLEKKLICTIIDNGVGVASKKEGKNKNKKSLSTLITSERLEVLSKDFNMQGSVSIEDRKKYNEQGTIVTLIIPYKTVA, from the coding sequence ATGAAAATCATTAACATCCTTATTGTATTTTTAATAATCTCCTTGTTTTTTCCAGTTTCCGCTATTGCTCAAAATAAATATATGGATAGTCTTCATGTAGAATTACAAAATCATAAAGAGCGAGATACTACAAGAGCAGATATTTTATACGATTTGGCATTTACCTATTTTCAACGAGATATGAAATTAACAAATTTATATATTGACGAAGCCGAAGCCATAAATGATAGCTTAAACTTTACGAGAGGGAAAGCTAATATTTTTTATATAAAAGGCATTATTGAAAGTAGAAAGTCTAACTATGCTGCCGGGTTAGATTATTATAAGCAGTCTCTTAAATTATTTGACAGTCTTAATGATGAAAAGGGAATGGCGTCTTTATATAATGCAATAGGAGTCTCACACTATCAGCAATCACAGTATGATGAGGCATTAAACTATTACAATAAAGCATTGCTAATATATGAAGCCATGCATGCTAAGAAAAAACTGGTTGCAAGTTTATTAAACATAGGAACTATATATGCAGAAACAGGACAATATCCGGAAGCTATTTCTAATTATAAAAAAGGATTAAATTATAGTAGAGAAATAAACCACGAATATGGTATTCCGTATGCGCTTAGTAACCTAGGTATCGTTTATAAATATTTAGGAAATTTTCCACTTGCGATAGAACATTATAAGCAAGCTTTTGCGTATTTAGAAAAAGAAGGAGATACCATTGGCATGTCAAATGAACTCAATAGTCTTGGTACTGTCTATAGATCTATGGGTAAATATGATAAAGCTCTAGCGTATCACAACCAGTCTATAGATTTTCAGTCCAATAACGGAAGTAAAAGCCTAATAGCAACCAATAAAGCAAACATAGGTCTTATATATAAAAGCAAAAAGGAATACACTAAAGCGCTTCAATTTATTAACGAATCTTTACTGATAAGTCAAGATATTAATGCTGTAAAACAAACTTCTATCTGTTTAAAGAACATTGCTGAAGTTCACTTACTGCTTAAAAAACCAGCGATTGCAAGAGAGAATTATATAAAGTCGATGAATATCAGTAAAGAAATTGGTGACCAGCAAGGCTTAGCGGAAACCTATTTAGGAATTGCAGCAACCTATTTAGAGGAAAAGCAATATAAAAAAGCGCTTTCCTATACTTTAAAAGGAGAAGAGATTGCTAATAATTTGAAGGTGCTTCCTTCTCAAAAAAAAGCATCCGAATTACTTTTTCAAATTTACGAACATCAAGGAGATTATAAAAAAGCTTTGATAAACCATCAAAAGTTTAAAGCAATTCAGGACAGCCTTTTTAATAAAGAAAATATTGAAAAGATTACGCAATTAGAATATGAATATAAGTACAAGCAACAATTAGATTCTTCTCGTATTAGAGAATTACAATTAACAAAAGTAGTAACAGCGACTAGTAAAGATTTACAAAAATCTAAGCAAGATTATTTATGGGCAATTATTGGATTTCTTTTGGTTTCCATACTTTTGGGAGGCATTATTTTCTATCAAAAATTAAAAAATATAAAATCTAAAACACAAAATATAGTTATCGAGCAAAAGTTGTTGCGTTCTCAAATGACGCCGCACTTTATATTTAACTCGCTTTCCGTTTTGCAAGGCATGATTTTAAATAAAGAAGAAAAAAAATCTGTTTATTATCTCTCGAAATTTTCAAAACTACTCCGTATTATATTAGAAAACTCCAGAGATAAAACGGTTTCCTTATCTCAAGAATTGACAGCCATTCAAAATTATTTAGCCCTTCAGAATTTAGAAAATGACGCCTATCAATCTACTGTTTTAGTCGAAGACAGTATTGATATTCCTTTATTTGAAGTACCACCAATGCTCATTCAGCCCTTTGTAGAAAATGCTATAGAGCACGCCTTTGTAGATCAAAATGAAAACAGAAAAATAGATATTCGTTTAAGTTATTTAGAAAAAAAGCTAATTTGTACTATAATAGATAATGGGGTAGGAGTTGCATCTAAAAAAGAAGGGAAGAATAAAAATAAAAAATCATTATCTACACTAATAACTTCGGAACGGTTAGAAGTATTATCTAAAGATTTTAATATGCAAGGTTCTGTGTCTATAGAAGATAGAAAAAAATATAACGAACAAGGAACCATTGTTACTTTAATAATTCCGTATAAAACAGTAGCTTAA
- a CDS encoding LytTR family DNA-binding domain-containing protein encodes MKTLLVEDKAYIRKGLLNLLQLIDAKVEVIGECESVKDAVIVANACKPDLIFLDINLLDGTAFDFLEQTENLAFKVIFITAYEEFALQALKMGAVDYLLKPVDVEELELALQKVEKLPIATQRQQIQTVKEAWNKEDNTLVLSLHDSFQVVDLKELMFCESDKGYTTFYCSDNKKYLVSKTLKEFEERLITANFIRPHQSFIVNLKFIDKYEKSGIIHLKNGKKIPVSFRKKEHFVTTFLNWNNS; translated from the coding sequence ATGAAAACACTACTAGTAGAAGATAAAGCATATATTAGAAAAGGACTGCTTAATTTATTGCAATTAATAGATGCCAAAGTAGAAGTAATTGGCGAGTGCGAATCTGTAAAAGATGCCGTTATAGTAGCAAATGCTTGTAAACCAGATTTAATTTTTTTAGATATTAATCTTCTAGATGGTACTGCTTTCGATTTTTTAGAACAAACAGAAAACTTAGCGTTTAAAGTAATATTTATAACCGCTTATGAAGAATTTGCACTACAAGCTTTAAAAATGGGAGCTGTAGATTATCTTTTAAAACCTGTGGATGTAGAAGAACTGGAACTAGCATTACAAAAAGTAGAAAAATTACCTATTGCCACACAAAGACAGCAAATACAAACCGTAAAAGAAGCTTGGAATAAGGAAGATAACACCTTAGTATTATCGCTTCATGATAGCTTTCAGGTGGTAGATTTAAAGGAATTAATGTTCTGTGAATCAGATAAAGGATATACCACGTTTTATTGTAGCGATAATAAAAAGTATTTGGTTTCCAAAACCTTGAAGGAATTTGAAGAACGACTAATTACAGCTAATTTTATTCGTCCACATCAATCGTTTATAGTCAACTTAAAATTTATTGATAAGTATGAGAAATCTGGAATTATTCATTTGAAAAATGGTAAAAAAATACCAGTATCCTTTAGAAAAAAAGAACACTTTGTAACTACATTTTTAAATTGGAATAATAGTTAG
- a CDS encoding BspA family leucine-rich repeat surface protein translates to MISYKTHGNMSRMFEGADNFNQPINNWDVSLVIEMDPMFKGATSFD, encoded by the coding sequence ATGATTTCCTATAAAACACATGGAAATATGTCTAGAATGTTTGAGGGAGCGGATAATTTTAATCAACCCATTAATAATTGGGATGTTTCTTTAGTTATAGAAATGGATCCTATGTTTAAAGGAGCAACATCCTTTGATTAA
- a CDS encoding DUF6642 family protein yields the protein MLEKTQQLPQEQLIDADYFIYCLEAVEDIEIDTVTEAQKKLEQLTTQYGVASIYNTCDTIEGLESSLNALVLDDHHFKDYEIIYMVITGEANSICLNDYYYSLQEIAEMFEGRLEGKILHFSNAKVLDLDAEEAQYFLDITGAKAVSGYGNASNGITSSHLDMAFFNLFKEDDNMLDVVEELHQRHHKICNLLDFRMYY from the coding sequence TTGTTAGAGAAAACACAGCAATTACCCCAAGAGCAATTAATAGATGCCGATTATTTCATTTACTGTTTAGAAGCAGTGGAAGACATAGAGATAGATACCGTTACCGAAGCACAAAAAAAATTAGAACAACTAACCACGCAATATGGCGTAGCCAGTATTTATAATACATGCGACACCATTGAAGGATTAGAATCGAGCTTAAATGCATTGGTATTGGATGATCATCATTTTAAAGACTACGAAATAATTTACATGGTTATAACAGGGGAAGCAAATAGTATTTGTTTAAATGACTATTACTATAGTCTACAAGAAATTGCAGAAATGTTTGAAGGACGATTAGAAGGAAAGATTTTACATTTCTCCAATGCAAAAGTTCTAGATTTAGACGCAGAAGAGGCACAATATTTTTTGGATATCACTGGAGCAAAAGCAGTTTCTGGATATGGAAATGCATCTAATGGAATAACTAGTTCACATCTGGATATGGCATTCTTTAACTTATTTAAAGAAGATGATAATATGCTAGATGTTGTGGAAGAGCTGCATCAAAGGCATCACAAAATTTGTAATTTACTAGATTTTAGAATGTATTATTAA
- a CDS encoding alkene reductase, which produces MSTQRLLTPYNKNLHLKNRVVMAPMTRSRADNEGKIATDELQGLYYEQRASAGLIITEGSQVSEQAVGYINTPGIYTDAQVEGWKKVTKRVHDKGGKIFIQLWHVGRMSHPDFHHGELPVSASALNPNSKSFTPEGFKDTVTPKEMTIADIKRTVTDFKNAAANAVKAGFDGVEIHSSNGYLFHQFFNGTSNIRTDEYGGSMENRTRFFFEVLDAMKEVIPQEKIGVRFNPSLDGLFGITMDKDTIPTFEYLIKKLNDYDLAYVHLSEPFTDVSENPFAVTEIAKHFRPLYNGTLMINTAFDQDKGNKVLEAGDADLIAYGKLFISNPDLVERFENHLELADWDQDTFYTTGAKGYTDYPMASKSIK; this is translated from the coding sequence ATGAGTACACAACGCTTATTAACTCCATATAATAAAAATTTACATTTAAAAAACAGAGTCGTTATGGCACCTATGACGCGTAGTCGTGCAGATAACGAAGGTAAAATAGCAACAGATGAATTACAAGGGTTGTATTATGAGCAACGTGCTTCCGCTGGTTTAATTATTACGGAAGGTTCTCAAGTATCGGAACAAGCAGTAGGATATATTAATACACCCGGAATTTATACCGACGCACAAGTGGAAGGTTGGAAAAAAGTAACCAAGCGTGTACACGATAAAGGCGGAAAAATCTTTATTCAGTTATGGCATGTTGGACGCATGTCGCATCCAGATTTTCATCATGGCGAATTACCAGTTTCGGCTTCTGCCTTAAATCCCAATTCAAAATCGTTTACTCCAGAAGGTTTCAAAGATACTGTTACTCCAAAGGAAATGACTATTGCCGATATAAAGCGAACGGTTACAGATTTTAAAAATGCAGCTGCCAATGCAGTAAAAGCAGGTTTTGATGGTGTAGAAATTCATTCTTCCAATGGCTATTTATTTCATCAATTCTTCAACGGAACATCCAATATAAGAACAGATGAATACGGCGGAAGTATGGAAAACAGAACCCGTTTTTTCTTTGAAGTTTTAGATGCTATGAAAGAAGTGATTCCGCAGGAAAAAATTGGTGTACGTTTTAATCCGTCTTTAGATGGTTTATTCGGAATTACCATGGATAAGGATACCATTCCAACTTTCGAATACCTTATTAAAAAACTAAACGATTACGATTTAGCCTACGTGCATTTATCAGAACCGTTTACAGATGTTTCTGAAAATCCTTTTGCGGTAACAGAAATAGCAAAACACTTTAGACCATTATACAACGGTACTTTAATGATTAACACCGCGTTTGATCAAGATAAAGGAAACAAAGTATTAGAAGCTGGTGATGCAGATTTGATCGCTTACGGAAAGCTATTTATCTCTAATCCAGATTTGGTAGAACGTTTTGAAAACCATTTAGAATTAGCAGATTGGGACCAAGACACCTTTTATACAACAGGAGCAAAGGGATATACCGACTATCCTATGGCTTCTAAGTCCATTAAATAA
- a CDS encoding T9SS type A sorting domain-containing protein, giving the protein MKNLFFLILVIVSFSIEAQIVNIPDANFKAKLLEANTDNFTAWNLSGNRFKVDANNDGEIQESEALQVSELKVISSSISNLTGIESFINLTFLNCSYNQITSLNVENNVDLTYLNCDNNQIISLSVSNNINLVELHCENNSLPDLDVSNYINLERLFCGNNNISNLNVNNSINLNDLYCANNNLSTIDVSDNINLVNFQCENNNLTDLDVSNSANLGVLYCFNNNISTLNINNTNILRLDCYNNNITALDISISTNLYRLACQNNQLISLNLKNGNTMGYDNSFYFNSTNNPNLQFVCADENEINALNTYFTNNGMIVNVNSNCSFLPGGNFNIITGKITYDIQNDGCDANDSAFPFLRVNIDDGTSTRTMFTTATGEYNFYTLDGDFTITPNLENPAFFNVSPIDATINFTDTNNNTNIQDFCITANGIHNDLEIVIIPLQQAIPGFDTEYKIVYKNKGNTTLSGNIDFIFQDDFMDIVSANPTFDSQNVNSLTWNYTDLLPFEMREITLTANLNTPTDLDFPLNSDDVLIFDVTINPIINDQTEIDNTFTFNQTVVNSFDPNHKTCIEGKTIFEEKVGEYVHYLIRFENNGTANATNIVVKDIIDQNMFDISSLIPIHASHNFITRIKDTNVVEFIFENINLPFDDVNNDGYITFKIKTLNTLTIGNSFENSAEIYFDFNFPIITNNEVTTIENALSVVDFGFDDASIAIYPNPVINTMTIKSENAFNKISIYSINGHLVKEIDLLSDKTEINLDLNKLNSGVYFIKTKSLSKSETHKFIKQ; this is encoded by the coding sequence ATGAAGAACTTATTTTTTTTAATACTAGTTATTGTTTCTTTTTCTATAGAAGCACAAATTGTAAATATACCTGATGCTAATTTTAAAGCTAAATTACTAGAAGCGAATACTGATAATTTTACTGCTTGGAATTTAAGTGGAAATAGATTTAAGGTTGATGCTAATAACGATGGAGAGATACAAGAAAGTGAGGCGTTACAGGTAAGTGAATTAAAAGTGATTTCTTCAAGTATTTCAAATCTTACTGGAATTGAAAGTTTTATTAATTTAACATTTTTAAATTGCTCTTATAATCAAATTACAAGTTTAAATGTTGAAAACAACGTTGATTTAACATACCTAAATTGTGATAATAATCAAATAATAAGTTTAAGTGTTAGTAATAATATTAATCTAGTGGAGTTACATTGTGAAAATAATAGTTTACCAGATTTAGATGTTAGTAACTATATTAATTTAGAGCGATTATTCTGTGGAAATAATAATATATCTAATTTAAATGTGAATAATAGCATTAACCTTAATGACTTATACTGTGCAAATAATAACCTATCAACTATAGATGTTAGTGATAATATTAATCTTGTTAATTTTCAGTGTGAAAATAATAACCTTACCGATTTAGATGTTAGTAACAGCGCTAATTTAGGTGTATTGTATTGCTTTAATAATAATATATCCACTTTAAATATTAACAATACTAATATACTTCGTTTAGACTGCTATAATAATAATATAACTGCATTAGATATAAGTATTAGTACTAACTTATATAGATTAGCATGTCAAAATAATCAATTGATAAGTCTTAATTTAAAGAATGGTAATACAATGGGTTATGATAATTCTTTTTATTTTAACTCTACTAACAACCCTAATTTACAATTTGTATGTGCAGATGAGAATGAAATAAATGCTTTAAATACTTATTTCACTAATAATGGGATGATAGTTAACGTCAACTCCAATTGCTCATTTTTACCTGGAGGAAATTTCAACATTATAACAGGAAAAATAACATACGATATTCAAAATGATGGCTGCGACGCAAACGATAGTGCATTTCCATTTCTTAGAGTAAACATTGATGATGGTACAAGTACTAGAACAATGTTTACTACTGCCACAGGAGAATATAATTTCTATACTTTAGATGGTGATTTCACCATAACACCAAATTTAGAAAATCCAGCATTTTTTAACGTTTCTCCAATAGATGCTACAATAAATTTTACAGATACTAATAACAATACCAATATACAGGATTTTTGTATTACAGCAAATGGAATACATAATGATCTAGAAATAGTAATTATTCCTTTACAACAAGCTATACCTGGATTTGATACAGAATATAAAATCGTTTATAAGAATAAAGGTAACACTACACTTTCAGGTAATATTGATTTTATATTTCAAGATGATTTTATGGATATTGTTTCTGCAAATCCTACTTTTGATTCACAAAACGTGAATTCATTAACTTGGAATTACACGGATTTACTCCCTTTTGAGATGAGAGAAATTACATTAACGGCAAACTTAAATACGCCAACAGATTTAGATTTTCCTCTTAATAGTGATGATGTTTTAATTTTTGATGTAACAATTAACCCAATAATAAATGACCAAACAGAAATAGACAATACTTTTACTTTTAATCAAACAGTTGTAAATTCTTTTGATCCAAACCATAAAACTTGTATAGAGGGAAAAACTATTTTCGAAGAAAAAGTTGGGGAATATGTTCATTATCTAATTAGATTTGAAAACAATGGAACAGCAAATGCTACAAATATTGTAGTAAAAGATATTATAGATCAAAATATGTTTGATATTTCTTCTTTAATTCCAATACATGCTAGTCACAATTTTATTACAAGAATAAAAGATACAAATGTTGTAGAATTTATCTTTGAAAATATAAACCTACCTTTTGATGATGTTAATAATGATGGTTATATTACTTTTAAAATTAAGACACTAAATACATTAACTATAGGCAACTCATTTGAAAATAGTGCAGAAATTTATTTTGATTTCAATTTTCCAATAATTACTAACAATGAAGTAACTACTATTGAAAATGCACTTAGTGTAGTCGACTTTGGTTTTGATGATGCAAGTATTGCTATATATCCAAATCCTGTTATTAATACAATGACTATAAAAAGTGAAAATGCATTTAATAAAATCAGTATTTATAGTATTAATGGGCATCTAGTCAAAGAAATAGATTTACTCTCAGACAAAACAGAAATTAATTTGGATTTAAATAAATTAAATTCTGGCGTTTATTTTATTAAAACAAAAAGTTTAAGCAAAAGTGAAACTCATAAATTTATTAAACAGTAA